One Massilia sp. 9096 genomic window carries:
- a CDS encoding zinc ribbon domain-containing protein YjdM yields MPTISPCPACGSELTYEDGTGNYVCPECAHEWPVKADTAADEVVRVWRDAAGNLLQDGDTVTVIKDLKLKGGGGIVKQGTKVKNIRLVDGDHDIDCKIDGFGAMSLKSEFVRKS; encoded by the coding sequence ATGCCAACCATCTCGCCCTGCCCCGCTTGCGGCTCAGAACTGACCTATGAAGACGGAACTGGTAACTACGTCTGTCCGGAATGCGCGCATGAATGGCCTGTCAAGGCCGACACGGCGGCGGACGAAGTGGTTCGTGTATGGCGCGACGCGGCCGGCAACCTGCTGCAGGATGGCGACACCGTCACGGTCATCAAGGATCTGAAGCTGAAAGGTGGCGGCGGTATCGTCAAGCAGGGTACCAAGGTCAAGAATATCCGCCTGGTCGACGGCGATCACGATATCGATTGCAAGATCGACGGTTTCGGCGCGATGAGCCTGAAGTCGGAGTTCGTGCGCAAAAGCTGA